A window of Corallococcus macrosporus DSM 14697 contains these coding sequences:
- a CDS encoding VWA domain-containing protein yields MTPVEPWRFTVLGYQAGLAQPLFLLLVLVGLTLGLLALVGALRRRSRVRALLHERHAERFTPGVSVWRPAAQSGLYGLGLALFGFALAQPQCGTRSELTKRRGIDVVVALDASKSMFARDVQPSRLERAKLELTTLLDELKGDRVGLVVFAGDAFIQSPLTSDYSAVKLFLRAVDPEVMPQGGTNVGAALRLAKQVLDNADRGSKERVVVLLTDGEDLVGDVGEATESLKDAGVQVLAVGVGSESGEPIPVFDRRGAFVDYKKDAAGETVITRLDRAGLTAIAEATGGTFYFQPRGVAMSQVVERIDQMQKSELESRVTVRYDERFQSYAIPGLALLALGMLLLPSSRRRSSP; encoded by the coding sequence GTGACGCCCGTGGAACCCTGGCGCTTCACCGTGCTCGGTTACCAGGCGGGGCTGGCGCAGCCCCTCTTCCTGCTGCTGGTGCTGGTGGGGCTGACGCTGGGCCTGCTGGCGCTGGTGGGGGCGCTGCGGCGCCGCTCGCGCGTGCGGGCGCTCCTGCATGAGCGTCACGCGGAGCGCTTCACGCCGGGCGTGTCGGTGTGGCGTCCGGCCGCGCAGAGCGGGCTGTATGGCCTAGGGCTGGCGCTCTTCGGCTTCGCGCTGGCGCAGCCGCAGTGTGGCACCAGGAGCGAGCTGACGAAGCGGCGCGGCATCGACGTGGTGGTGGCGCTGGACGCCTCCAAGTCCATGTTCGCGCGGGACGTGCAGCCCAGCCGGCTGGAGCGCGCCAAGCTGGAGCTGACCACGCTGCTGGACGAGCTGAAGGGTGACCGCGTGGGCCTCGTGGTGTTCGCGGGGGATGCGTTCATCCAGTCGCCGCTGACGTCGGACTACTCGGCGGTGAAGCTGTTTTTGCGCGCGGTGGACCCGGAGGTGATGCCCCAGGGCGGCACCAACGTGGGCGCGGCGCTGCGGTTGGCGAAGCAGGTGCTGGACAACGCGGACCGCGGCTCGAAGGAGCGCGTGGTGGTGCTGCTGACGGACGGCGAGGACCTGGTGGGCGACGTGGGCGAGGCCACCGAGTCGTTGAAGGACGCGGGCGTGCAGGTGCTGGCGGTGGGCGTGGGCTCGGAGTCCGGTGAGCCCATCCCCGTCTTCGACCGGCGCGGCGCGTTCGTGGACTACAAGAAGGACGCCGCCGGGGAGACGGTGATTACGCGCCTGGACCGGGCGGGGCTGACGGCCATCGCCGAGGCCACCGGGGGCACCTTCTACTTCCAGCCTCGCGGCGTGGCCATGTCGCAGGTGGTGGAGCGCATCGACCAGATGCAGAAGAGCGAGCTGGAGAGCCGGGTGACGGTCCGCTACGACGAGCGCTTCCAGTCGTACGCCATTCCGGGGCTGGCCCTGCTGGCGCTGGGCATGTTGTTGCTGCCGTCGTCGCGCCGGAGGTCGTCGCCATGA
- a CDS encoding vWA domain-containing protein — translation MPPLPAFNNPEALWGLLLVPLLLWQAWRERRARATLRFSAAHVFARGGRGLRTYLLPLLPLLRAAAVTAAVLAIARPQVRDSRVRDLSVEGIDIVVALDLSTSMEAGDFRPQNRMHVAKEVLSEFIANRVNDRIGLVVFAGAAYTQAPLTLDYGVLKEVVKQLRTRVLEDGTAIGDALATSLNRLRDSEAKSRVVVLITDGDNNSGKISPMDAANMAQALRVPIYTILVGKGGKVPFPQGTDLFGNTVWRDTEIPINPELMQDIADRTGGEYYRATDPEQLREGLQKVLDSLERSKLMEGGASATYREEFHPFLLAAFGLAALELLLRASFLRVFP, via the coding sequence ATGCCGCCGCTCCCCGCGTTCAATAACCCCGAGGCGCTCTGGGGGCTGCTGCTCGTGCCGCTGCTGCTCTGGCAGGCGTGGCGGGAGCGGCGCGCCCGCGCCACGCTGCGCTTCTCCGCGGCGCACGTCTTCGCCCGGGGGGGCCGGGGCCTGCGCACCTACCTGCTGCCGCTGCTCCCCCTGCTGCGCGCGGCGGCGGTGACGGCGGCGGTGCTGGCCATCGCCCGGCCGCAGGTGCGCGACTCGCGCGTGCGGGACTTGTCGGTGGAGGGCATCGACATCGTGGTGGCGCTGGACCTGTCCACGTCGATGGAGGCCGGTGACTTCCGCCCGCAGAACCGCATGCACGTCGCCAAGGAAGTGCTGAGCGAGTTCATCGCCAACCGGGTGAATGACCGCATCGGCCTGGTGGTGTTCGCGGGCGCGGCCTACACGCAGGCGCCGCTGACGCTGGACTACGGCGTGCTGAAGGAAGTGGTGAAGCAGCTGCGCACGCGCGTGCTGGAGGACGGCACGGCCATTGGTGACGCGCTGGCCACGTCGCTCAACCGCCTGCGCGACTCGGAGGCGAAGAGCCGGGTGGTGGTGCTCATCACCGACGGCGACAACAACTCCGGGAAGATTTCGCCCATGGACGCGGCCAACATGGCCCAGGCGCTGCGGGTGCCCATCTACACGATCCTGGTGGGCAAGGGCGGCAAGGTGCCCTTCCCGCAGGGCACGGACCTGTTCGGCAACACCGTGTGGCGCGACACGGAGATTCCCATCAACCCGGAGCTGATGCAGGACATCGCGGACCGCACCGGCGGCGAGTACTACCGCGCCACGGACCCCGAGCAGCTCCGTGAGGGCCTCCAGAAGGTGCTGGACTCGCTGGAGCGCTCCAAGCTGATGGAGGGCGGCGCCAGCGCCACCTACCGCGAGGAGTTCCATCCCTTCCTCCTGGCCGCCTTCGGCCTCGCCGCGCTGGAGCTGCTCCTGCGCGCCTCCTTCCTGAGGGTCTTCCCGTGA
- a CDS encoding DUF58 domain-containing protein has product MLPKDLIRRIRKLEIRTRKVVSDMLAGQYHSVFKGRGMAFSEVRQYQPGDEIRIIDWNVTARMDEAYVKVFTEERELTVMLVVDVSASKEFGSRERTKSEIAAEVAAQIAFSAIANNDRVGLILFSDRVEKVVPPRKGRTHVLRLVSDILTFKPRGQGTDLAAGLNYLTQVAKRKAVTFLISDFQARDYEKPLRLVGRKHDLVPVVVADPLEEAFPRLGLVDMEDPETGERFVVDTSDPRVRGRFARAMQAARDERRKLFKKLELDHVELRAGDDHGKSLANFFRARARRMAA; this is encoded by the coding sequence GTGCTTCCCAAGGACCTCATCCGCCGCATCCGCAAGCTGGAGATTCGCACCCGCAAGGTGGTCTCCGACATGCTCGCTGGCCAGTACCACTCGGTCTTCAAGGGCCGGGGCATGGCCTTCTCCGAGGTGCGCCAGTACCAGCCCGGTGACGAGATTCGCATCATCGACTGGAACGTCACCGCGCGCATGGACGAGGCCTACGTCAAGGTCTTCACCGAGGAGCGCGAGCTGACGGTGATGCTGGTGGTGGACGTCTCCGCGTCGAAGGAGTTCGGCTCGCGCGAGCGCACCAAGTCGGAGATCGCCGCGGAGGTGGCGGCGCAGATTGCGTTCAGCGCCATCGCCAACAACGACCGGGTGGGGCTCATCCTCTTCTCGGACCGGGTGGAGAAGGTGGTGCCGCCGCGCAAGGGCCGCACGCACGTGCTGCGCCTGGTGAGCGACATCCTCACGTTCAAGCCGCGGGGGCAGGGCACGGACCTGGCCGCGGGGCTCAACTACCTGACGCAGGTGGCGAAGCGGAAGGCGGTGACCTTCCTCATCTCCGACTTCCAGGCGCGCGACTACGAGAAGCCGCTGCGGCTGGTGGGCCGCAAGCACGACCTGGTGCCGGTGGTGGTGGCGGACCCGTTGGAGGAGGCCTTCCCCCGGCTGGGCCTGGTGGACATGGAGGACCCGGAGACGGGCGAGCGCTTCGTCGTCGACACCAGCGACCCGCGCGTGCGGGGCCGCTTCGCCCGGGCCATGCAGGCCGCGCGGGACGAGCGGCGCAAGCTGTTCAAGAAGCTGGAGCTGGACCACGTGGAGCTGCGCGCGGGGGATGACCACGGCAAGTCGCTGGCGAACTTCTTCCGCGCGCGGGCCCGGAGGATGGCGGCATGA
- a CDS encoding AAA family ATPase has protein sequence MNTDIRALTERVQQESSFVEVLNQETSKVIVGQRYMLERILIGLLCNGHVLLEGVPGLAKTLTVRTVADSLSATFMRIQFTPDLLPADVVGTMIYNQQAANFTVRKGPIFANIVLADEINRAPAKVQSALLEAMAERQVTIGDQSFPLPSPFLVLATQNPIEQEGTYPLPEAQVDRFMLKVKVGYPTRDEEKVIMDRMSGGSSPRAQRVIDLQHLVRARELVQHIYMDEKVKDYILNVVFATREPSKYGLKDLADYIQFGASPRATIALAQAARAHAFLRHRGFVTPEDVKAIAFDVLRHRVAMTYEAEAEDLTPEKIIQRVFDRVEVP, from the coding sequence ATGAACACCGACATTCGCGCGCTCACCGAACGCGTGCAGCAGGAAAGCAGCTTCGTCGAGGTCCTCAACCAGGAAACCAGCAAGGTCATCGTCGGGCAGCGCTACATGCTGGAGCGCATCCTCATTGGCCTGCTGTGCAACGGGCACGTGCTGCTGGAGGGCGTGCCCGGCCTCGCCAAGACGCTCACGGTGCGCACCGTCGCTGACTCGCTCAGCGCCACCTTCATGCGCATCCAGTTCACCCCGGACCTGCTGCCCGCGGACGTGGTGGGCACCATGATCTACAACCAGCAGGCGGCGAACTTCACCGTCCGCAAGGGCCCCATCTTCGCCAACATCGTGCTCGCGGACGAAATCAACCGCGCCCCCGCGAAGGTGCAGTCCGCGCTCCTGGAGGCCATGGCCGAGCGCCAGGTCACCATCGGCGACCAGTCCTTCCCGCTGCCCTCGCCCTTCCTGGTGCTGGCCACGCAGAACCCCATTGAACAGGAAGGCACCTACCCGCTGCCCGAGGCGCAGGTGGACCGCTTCATGCTCAAGGTGAAGGTGGGCTACCCCACGCGTGATGAAGAGAAGGTCATCATGGACCGGATGTCCGGCGGCTCCTCGCCGCGCGCCCAGCGGGTCATCGACCTGCAGCACCTGGTCCGCGCGCGCGAGCTCGTCCAGCACATCTACATGGACGAGAAGGTGAAGGACTACATCCTCAACGTGGTGTTCGCCACGCGCGAGCCCTCCAAGTACGGCCTCAAGGACCTGGCGGACTACATCCAGTTCGGCGCCTCGCCGCGCGCCACCATCGCGCTGGCCCAGGCGGCGCGCGCGCACGCCTTCCTGCGCCACCGCGGCTTCGTCACCCCGGAAGACGTGAAGGCCATTGCCTTCGACGTGCTCCGCCACCGCGTCGCCATGACGTACGAGGCGGAGGCCGAGGACCTCACGCCGGAGAAGATCATCCAGCGCGTGTTCGACCGCGTCGAAGTCCCCTGA
- a CDS encoding alpha/beta fold hydrolase translates to MKAPAVGPVEAALLAQLAPAVVAKVHWLPDGGALRVLEAGAGPTVVLLHGRGGAASQWFTYLTVLARGHRVLAVDLPGFGMSSAPDGPLATAEDAAAFFTAPVESLLARLAPGPVMVVGHSLGGLVALELALRGRVPVERLALVDAMGLGPEMAPKARLFFHAGPERLARSLGPWAWARMMPPPRTPLGERLGALAYELLSRPDSRAEAARAFNLLAPLAGPVFHRAGRLGSVTAPALLVWGERDDTLPVSTAEQAARRLPLARLLRLDAGHSPHQEHPERVLPELKAFLAASSAP, encoded by the coding sequence GTGAAGGCCCCCGCGGTGGGGCCGGTGGAGGCCGCGCTGCTGGCCCAGTTGGCCCCGGCGGTGGTCGCGAAGGTTCACTGGCTGCCGGACGGCGGGGCCCTGCGGGTGCTGGAGGCGGGCGCCGGCCCCACGGTGGTGCTGCTCCACGGGCGTGGCGGCGCCGCCTCCCAGTGGTTCACCTACCTGACGGTGCTCGCCCGGGGGCACCGCGTGCTGGCCGTGGACCTGCCGGGCTTCGGCATGTCGTCCGCTCCGGACGGCCCGCTGGCCACCGCCGAGGACGCGGCGGCCTTCTTCACCGCGCCCGTGGAGTCGCTGCTGGCCCGGCTCGCCCCGGGGCCGGTGATGGTGGTGGGCCACTCGCTGGGCGGGCTGGTGGCGCTGGAGCTCGCGCTGCGTGGTCGGGTGCCCGTGGAGCGGCTGGCCCTGGTGGACGCCATGGGCCTGGGCCCGGAGATGGCGCCCAAGGCCCGGCTCTTCTTCCACGCGGGCCCGGAGCGGCTGGCACGCTCGCTGGGCCCCTGGGCCTGGGCCCGGATGATGCCGCCGCCCCGGACGCCGCTGGGTGAGCGGCTGGGCGCCTTGGCGTACGAGTTGCTCTCGCGCCCGGACAGCCGCGCCGAGGCCGCGCGGGCCTTCAACCTGCTGGCCCCGCTGGCCGGCCCCGTCTTCCACCGCGCCGGCCGGCTCGGCTCCGTGACGGCGCCGGCGCTGCTCGTCTGGGGCGAACGGGACGACACCCTGCCCGTCTCCACTGCGGAGCAGGCGGCGCGGCGGCTTCCCCTCGCCCGGCTGCTGCGCCTGGACGCGGGCCACAGCCCCCATCAGGAGCACCCGGAGCGCGTGCTGCCCGAGCTGAAGGCGTTCCTCGCCGCTTCAAGCGCGCCCTAG
- a CDS encoding IS1182 family transposase, with the protein MSKVFRPYAPEQSELLPPSPRDWLPAGHLAYFILDTVAELNLRPLLARYERELRGYPPHHPRMMVGLLLYAYCVGVASSRRIEKKTYEDVAFRVIAAGQHPDHTCVSEFRRQHLDVLAGLFVQVLALCQKAGLVKLGHVALDGTKLKANASKHKAMSYERMQQREKELAEKVAALLKAAEEADAAEDRLYGKLRRGDELPKELQRAETRLAKIREAKAELEAEARAAHEAQEAQKKKDSDDEPPSGPTPLPEHRVPTEKDGKPTPKAQRNFTDPESRIQKTKDGFIQGFNAQAAVDEAHQIIVAQALTNQPPDVEHLLPLLEQVVENCGEVPGAVTADSGYFSEQNVVRAASMGVDAYIATGRLKHGVQPPPVRGRRPRDLSLKQWMARRLRTKKGRQVYARRKVAAEPPFGQIKQGRGFRQLLLRGLEKARGEWALICLTHNLRKLHGAMGAT; encoded by the coding sequence ATGAGCAAGGTCTTCCGCCCCTACGCACCCGAGCAGTCGGAGTTGCTGCCGCCCTCGCCCCGAGACTGGCTGCCGGCCGGGCACCTGGCGTACTTCATCCTGGACACGGTGGCGGAGCTGAACCTCAGGCCGCTGCTGGCCCGGTATGAGCGGGAGCTGCGTGGCTATCCGCCGCACCACCCGCGGATGATGGTGGGGCTGCTGCTGTACGCCTACTGCGTGGGAGTGGCCTCCTCGCGCAGGATTGAGAAGAAGACGTACGAGGACGTCGCCTTCCGAGTCATCGCCGCGGGGCAGCACCCGGACCACACCTGCGTGAGCGAGTTCCGTCGCCAGCACCTGGACGTGCTGGCGGGACTTTTCGTGCAGGTGCTGGCGCTGTGCCAGAAGGCGGGGCTGGTGAAGCTGGGGCACGTGGCGCTGGACGGCACGAAGCTGAAGGCGAATGCCAGCAAGCACAAGGCGATGAGCTACGAGCGCATGCAGCAGCGCGAGAAGGAGTTGGCCGAGAAGGTGGCCGCGCTGCTGAAGGCGGCCGAGGAGGCGGACGCGGCGGAGGACCGACTCTACGGCAAGCTGAGGCGAGGCGACGAGTTGCCGAAGGAGTTGCAGCGGGCCGAGACGCGGCTGGCGAAAATCCGCGAGGCCAAGGCGGAGCTGGAGGCGGAAGCCCGGGCCGCCCATGAGGCGCAAGAGGCCCAGAAGAAGAAGGACTCGGACGACGAGCCGCCGTCTGGGCCGACGCCCCTGCCCGAGCACCGGGTGCCTACCGAGAAGGACGGCAAGCCCACCCCCAAGGCCCAGCGCAACTTCACCGACCCGGAGAGCCGAATCCAGAAGACGAAGGACGGTTTCATTCAGGGCTTCAACGCGCAGGCGGCCGTGGACGAGGCGCACCAAATCATCGTGGCGCAGGCGCTTACCAACCAGCCGCCGGATGTCGAGCACTTGCTGCCGCTGCTGGAGCAGGTGGTGGAGAACTGCGGCGAGGTGCCCGGGGCGGTGACAGCCGACAGCGGCTACTTCTCCGAGCAGAACGTGGTGCGTGCGGCGAGCATGGGCGTCGACGCGTACATCGCCACCGGCCGACTCAAGCATGGGGTGCAGCCCCCGCCAGTGCGGGGGCGGAGGCCTCGAGACTTGAGCCTCAAGCAGTGGATGGCGCGCCGGCTGAGGACGAAAAAGGGCCGCCAGGTGTACGCCCGGCGCAAGGTGGCGGCCGAGCCGCCCTTCGGCCAAATCAAGCAGGGGCGAGGCTTCCGGCAACTGCTGCTGCGCGGGCTGGAGAAGGCGCGCGGCGAGTGGGCGCTCATCTGTCTCACCCACAACCTCCGCAAGCTGCACGGCGCGATGGGGGCCACGTAG
- the trxA gene encoding thioredoxin — protein MATIDITKANFKELVSKEGIVLLDWWAEWCAPCRTFAPVFEQASTKNPDLVFGKLDTDKEVELAGAFAIRSIPTLMVFRDGIMLFEQAGALPASALDDLIRQVRALDMDEVRKQLVDRQAQQGAPSQA, from the coding sequence ATGGCAACCATCGACATCACCAAAGCCAACTTCAAGGAACTCGTGTCGAAGGAGGGAATCGTCCTCCTCGACTGGTGGGCCGAGTGGTGCGCGCCGTGCCGCACCTTCGCGCCTGTCTTCGAACAGGCGAGCACGAAGAACCCGGACCTCGTCTTCGGCAAGCTGGACACCGACAAGGAGGTGGAGCTGGCGGGGGCCTTCGCCATCCGCTCCATCCCCACGCTGATGGTCTTCCGTGACGGCATCATGTTGTTCGAACAGGCGGGAGCGCTGCCGGCCAGCGCGCTCGATGACCTCATCCGCCAGGTGCGCGCGCTCGACATGGACGAGGTGCGCAAGCAGCTGGTGGACCGCCAGGCACAGCAGGGCGCGCCGTCTCAGGCTTGA
- a CDS encoding sigma 54-interacting transcriptional regulator, which translates to MDAEQDALVRTAPVPVARRGPLRLKLLVLSGAQAGQSHALRPGLVRLGTSAACDIVLTDRVVSRRHLQLEVTEERVVATDLGSRNGSFYDGVRFTELEVRPGAALTLGTVVLKVVPEDSRERPLPLSSRKRFGALVGASVKMRELFTVLERVAAGGGDVLVQGETGTGKELCAEALHQESARAAGPFIIVDIAGIPPSLMESELFGHVKGAFTGAHGERAGAFERAQGGTVFLDEVGELPLELQPRLLRVLERRQVKRVGANDYRTVDMRVVAATHVDLEQAVQQGRFRKDLYHRLAVLKVVPPPLRERVEDLPLLIDAMLERLGRPPSALSEQTRALLAQYPWPGNVRELRNVVEQAIHLGEDTLPPLEAPSGSARPPVATPDSELPFKEAKERLIEVFERDYLQGLITRCDRNISRAAREAGIARVYLRKLLTKHGMMLVDDDDSRD; encoded by the coding sequence ATGGACGCGGAGCAGGACGCGCTGGTCCGGACGGCGCCCGTCCCAGTGGCGCGGCGCGGCCCCTTGCGGTTGAAGCTGCTGGTGCTCTCCGGAGCGCAGGCGGGACAGAGTCACGCGCTGCGCCCGGGGCTGGTCCGGCTCGGGACGTCCGCGGCGTGCGACATCGTCTTGACGGACCGCGTCGTGTCCCGGCGCCACCTCCAGCTCGAGGTGACGGAGGAGCGGGTGGTGGCCACGGACCTGGGCTCGCGCAACGGCTCCTTCTATGACGGGGTGCGCTTCACCGAGCTGGAGGTGCGTCCCGGGGCGGCGCTGACGCTGGGCACCGTCGTCCTCAAGGTGGTGCCGGAGGACTCCCGGGAGCGGCCCCTGCCGCTGTCCTCGAGGAAGCGCTTCGGGGCGCTCGTGGGCGCCAGCGTGAAGATGCGTGAGCTGTTCACCGTCCTGGAGCGGGTGGCCGCGGGCGGCGGGGACGTGCTCGTCCAGGGTGAGACGGGGACAGGCAAGGAGCTGTGCGCGGAGGCGCTCCACCAGGAGAGCGCGCGGGCCGCCGGCCCCTTCATCATCGTGGACATCGCGGGGATTCCGCCCTCGTTGATGGAGTCGGAGCTCTTCGGGCACGTGAAGGGGGCCTTCACGGGGGCCCACGGCGAGCGCGCCGGGGCCTTCGAGCGCGCCCAGGGGGGCACCGTCTTCCTGGACGAGGTCGGCGAGCTGCCCCTGGAGCTGCAGCCCCGGCTGCTGCGCGTGCTGGAGCGCCGTCAGGTGAAGCGCGTGGGGGCCAACGACTACCGCACGGTGGACATGCGCGTCGTCGCGGCGACGCACGTGGACCTGGAGCAGGCCGTGCAGCAGGGCCGCTTCCGCAAGGACCTCTATCACCGGCTCGCGGTGCTCAAGGTCGTCCCGCCGCCGCTGCGGGAGCGGGTGGAGGACCTGCCGCTGCTCATCGACGCCATGCTGGAGCGGCTGGGCCGTCCGCCCAGCGCCCTCTCCGAGCAGACACGCGCGCTGCTGGCCCAGTACCCCTGGCCCGGCAACGTGCGCGAGCTGCGCAACGTGGTGGAGCAGGCCATCCACCTGGGCGAGGACACCCTGCCGCCCCTGGAGGCGCCTTCCGGCTCGGCGCGCCCGCCGGTGGCCACGCCGGATTCGGAGCTGCCCTTCAAGGAAGCCAAGGAGCGGCTCATCGAGGTCTTCGAGCGGGACTACCTCCAGGGCCTCATCACGCGCTGCGACCGGAACATCTCCCGCGCGGCCCGGGAGGCCGGCATCGCCCGCGTCTACCTGCGCAAGCTGCTCACGAAGCACGGGATGATGCTCGTGGACGACGATGACTCACGCGACTGA
- a CDS encoding ureidoglycolate lyase, whose product MRPPVRARPLTKESFAPFGDVIGLELAGGSSANQGTATRYDRVANLTGSRPGAKPNLAVFRSVAKTLPFEVRLLERHPCSTQLFVALACQRFLVVVAPDDARGEPDLDRLQAFVCGPGQGVNYRPGQWHHPIIALDGPADLLMLAWEDGSPLDCEERPLSAALLVTSD is encoded by the coding sequence ATGCGCCCCCCTGTCCGGGCACGGCCCCTCACGAAGGAGTCCTTCGCGCCCTTCGGCGACGTCATCGGGCTGGAGCTCGCGGGTGGCAGCAGCGCCAACCAGGGCACGGCGACGCGGTATGACCGGGTGGCGAACCTGACGGGCAGCCGGCCCGGGGCGAAGCCCAACCTCGCCGTGTTCCGCTCGGTCGCGAAGACGCTGCCCTTCGAGGTGCGCCTGCTGGAGCGGCACCCCTGCTCCACGCAGCTGTTCGTGGCGCTCGCGTGCCAGCGCTTCCTGGTCGTCGTCGCTCCGGACGACGCGCGCGGAGAGCCGGACCTGGACCGGCTGCAAGCCTTCGTGTGCGGCCCGGGCCAGGGCGTCAACTACCGCCCCGGCCAGTGGCACCACCCCATCATCGCGCTGGATGGGCCCGCGGACCTGCTGATGCTGGCCTGGGAGGACGGCTCCCCGTTGGACTGCGAGGAGCGCCCCCTCTCCGCCGCCCTGCTCGTCACCAGCGACTGA